Genomic window (Senegalia massiliensis):
CACAAACTACTACATAAGAATGATTTTATAATTACAACGGAAATAATAGATATAAGTCAAGAACTAGATGAGGTTATATATCTATATCATAAAATAAAATCAATTGACATAAAAAAGAACCAGGACGAATAGTCCTGGTTTATTTGTTTTTATTTTTCCTATTATACATTATTTATAAAGGTGATTTCTTATTTTTTAAAATACTAAATATGGATAATATTTTTTATTTTTCATCATTTTTCATTATAGTTTTATCTAAAATATAAGATATAACTATATAGTAAAAAACAAAAATGACAAAATCATAAAAAGTTTCCACTGAAAAAAATGGTACCTCTCTATAATTAAATCCAGCAATTTTATATGTAATACGTTGTAAAAATAATGTAAGAATAATTATAATTACGTTCTTAAATGTTTTTTTCATATTTACCTCCTAATATATAATTATGTATATTTTACTACATAATAAAAAATAAGGCTA
Coding sequences:
- a CDS encoding Spo0E family sporulation regulatory protein-aspartic acid phosphatase, which encodes MGKVKDVEEKMTALKKQMHKLLHKNDFIITTEIIDISQELDEVIYLYHKIKSIDIKKNQDE